The Herbaspirillum sp. DW155 genomic interval TGCGCCCGCCACACCGCCAGATCGCGGGCGGAATAGCGCAGCCCTTCCTGCTGCTTGTAGGAGGGATCGTGTTCCTCGTCGATGACGATGAGCTTGAGCGCGGGCAGCGAAGACAGGATCGCCAGCCGCGTGCCCAGCACGATGTGGGCCTGTCCCAGGTGCGCGGCCAGCCAGTTGCGGGCGCGCTCGCCCTCGGCCAGTCCGCTGTGCAGCGCCACCACGTTCAGATGCGGGAAGCGCGCGCGGATGTTGCCTTCCAGCTGGGGGGTGAGGTTGATTTCGGGCACCAGCACCAGGATCTGCGCGGCGGCCGTCTGTGTCGGCGCGGCGGGCTGTGCCGCCGCCTCGTCAGCCGCGCGGCGCAGGATGGCGGCGGCGGCCTGCAGGTAGACCTCGGTCTTGCCGCTGCCGGTCACGCCGTACAGCAATAGCGGCGCAAAGCCACGGGCACCGGCAATGGCCTCCACGGCCTGCTGCTGGGCCGGGTTCAGGGGCGGTGCCGCGCCCAGTTGCAGCGGGTCCGGTGAGGCCGGCGCTTCAGTCACCGCCAACTCGACGGGGCTGGCCTCTGCCTCTGCGCGCGCCTTGCGCCTGGTCTTGGTCTTCTTGGGTGCGCTCAGGCGGCCCAGGGCCTTGAGCGCCTTGTCCAGCGCCACCGTGGTCAACGCGCGCAGGTTCTTGGGCAGGCCGGGCAGCATCACCTCGCCCAGCGGACGCTGGTAGTAATCGGCGGCGAAGCCGCACAGTGCCAGCCAGTGCGCCGACATCGGCGGCAACTGGTGGCGCACCGCGATGACGTCCTTGATCTTGTCGGCCTGCAAGTCGGTCTGCTCGGCGTGGCCGACCACCACGCCGACGGCTTCGCGGCGGCCAAACGGCACCACCACCAACTGGCCGATGGCCGGCATGGACTCTTCCGGCGTGGCAGCCTGCCAGCGGTAATCGAAGACGGTATGCAGGGGCGTATCGAGCGCCACCTGGAGCAGACGTTGTTCCACGAACTTAATGTAAATCCTGAAAAACCCGGCTAAGCCTCGGTTTCATCGTCATTTTTGGACCTATCCACATAGTTTGTGGATAACTTTGGGGACAAGTCCCTCTTGACATGTCTCCACGCAGTGTGGCTGTGGCTTGCGATGCGCTGCCCAAATGGAGGGCAAAAAATTAGATCAACAAAATCAATGACTTATAAATGCAATCCCAAGCAGGAAAAATATTTTTACATAGAATCTTTGTGCATGTGCCAAATGCATCCTGTGTGCATAAGTCCTTGTCTGGAGACCACGGCCACGGCGTTTGTCAAGTCTTGACCGACAAAATTTTGTCTACTTTGGACGGCAATCCATCGCCTCTCTGTCCTACAAACTTAAAGTAAACCTTCAAAGATTTCGATAAGCGGCGGTTTTGTAAACGCTTTTGGATCTTATGCACAGCGCCTGTGGACAACTTTGTTGACAAGTGGGTCTTGACAAGTCCACAGCCCTCGGCTGGCGCGGTTTCCAGCCATATCGCGCCTGATGGGTCAAAAAATAAACCCAACAAAATCAACGACTTGTGAAACACAAGCTTCACAAACCTTCATATTCCAATAAATTTAATTCTCAACCAGAAAATGCGCAGGGATGTGCATAAGTCCCCGTCCAATGGCAAGGATGTGCATATGGACTTGCCCATCCGCACAGATACGAACAGATAGCGACAGATATGCGCATGTTCAATTGCGCAGGGACCGGCTGATCTCATGCACCGCCTGGGCCAGGGTGGCCACTGCTTCCGGCGGGGTGTGCTGGGAGATGCCATGGCCCAGGTTGAACACGTGGCCGCTGCCGGGGCCAGGGCGGCCGAAGGACTCCAGCAGCTTGCGCACTTCGGCCTGGATGGCCTGGTCGCCCGCGAAGAGCACGTTGGGGTCGAGGTTGCCTTGCAGGGCCACCTTGTCGCCCACCCGGCGACGCGCTTCGCCCAGGTTGACAGTCCAGTCCAGGCCCACGGCGTCGGCACCGATGGCGGCGATCTGCTCCAGCCACAGGCCGCCGCCCTTGGTGAAGACGATCACCGGAATCTGCTGGCCATCCTGCTGCCGCTGCAACTGGCTCACCACCTGCTGCATGTAGGCCAGCGAGAATTGCTGGTAGATGCCATCGGCCAGCGCACCGCCCCAGGTGTCGAAGATCATCACGGCCTGGGCACCAGCGGCGATCTGGGCGTTCAGGTAGGCGGCCACGGCATCGGCATTGATCTTGAGGATGTGATGCATCAGGTCAGGGCGGCGATAGAGCAGGCTCTTGACCAGGCGGAAATCATCCGAGCCGCCGCCTTCGACCATGTAGCAGGCCAGCGTCCAGGGGCTGCCGGAGAAGCCGATCAGCGGCACCCGGCCGTCGAGTTCGCGGCGGATCTGGGTGACGGCCTTGAAGACGTAATCCAGCTTGCCCAGGTCGGGCGCCTGCAGCGCCTGGATGGCGGCCTCGTCGCGCAGGGGACGCTCGAACTTGGGCCCCTCGCCATCGGCGAAATACAGGCCCAGGCCCATGGCGTCGGGCACGGTGAGGATGTCCGAGAACAGGATGGCGGCATCCAGCGGATAACGTTCCAGCGGCTGCAGCGTGACCTCGGTGGCGTAGTCGGGGTTGGTGGCCAGGCCCATGAAGGAGCCGGCGCGGGCGCGCGTGGCGCGGTATTCCGGCAGGTAGCGGCCGGCCTGGCGCATCAGCCACAGCGGCGTGTACTCGGTGGGCTGGCGCAGCAGCGCACGCAGGAAGGTATCGTTTTTGAG includes:
- the hemE gene encoding uroporphyrinogen decarboxylase — translated: MSTFAPLKNDTFLRALLRQPTEYTPLWLMRQAGRYLPEYRATRARAGSFMGLATNPDYATEVTLQPLERYPLDAAILFSDILTVPDAMGLGLYFADGEGPKFERPLRDEAAIQALQAPDLGKLDYVFKAVTQIRRELDGRVPLIGFSGSPWTLACYMVEGGGSDDFRLVKSLLYRRPDLMHHILKINADAVAAYLNAQIAAGAQAVMIFDTWGGALADGIYQQFSLAYMQQVVSQLQRQQDGQQIPVIVFTKGGGLWLEQIAAIGADAVGLDWTVNLGEARRRVGDKVALQGNLDPNVLFAGDQAIQAEVRKLLESFGRPGPGSGHVFNLGHGISQHTPPEAVATLAQAVHEISRSLRN